The DNA region GAAAGAATAAGAAATGGGCTAAGATAAGGGATTCTGGCAGTGGGgaaagaaagagacaaaaatgGGCAGAGTTAGGGGGATTTGGGCTGGGTCACCCCCCTGATCCCAGGGTCAATCTGTGCCACTGACAGGCAGCATCCCCTGATCccagcctcagtttcccccactccatcccacatcccacctctgggaagggctgcctcagtttccccctgctccatcccacctctgggaagggctgcctcagtttccccctgctccatcccacatcccaccTCTCGGAAGggctgcctcagtttcccccccAGTCCAGCATTTCACTGAGCACAGCAGATCCAGCGACACAAAACCCGGGCAAGCCattggagcagggagaggaaaacCAACATTTGCCCATCCCCACctctcccctgcagctgcattAATTAATCAGAGATTCCCAGTAACACCAAAAAAACCGAGAtaactcccagccacagccccaaaCCTGGGGATTCACACGAATGGAAGAGAGGGAAACTGAGCCCAAAGATGACAAGTTGCAGGAATATATGGCCAGTGCATGGATGCAGCTCTGCGCTGTCCCCGCAGCGAGGAGGAGCCTCtggaggagggggaggatgCAGGGGAGGAAATGTCCACCGGCTGCCCTGGGAACGTGACCCCGCCGCTCCCTGCGGGCTCCCCTCCATCCCCGATGGCTTTCCCGGGGTGCGGCCGCCCCGCTCGGGACCCGCAGGTGGGGAAGGCCGCGTTCCCACGGCTGCCCGGCTCCCCAGAGGTGCTGTATTTAAATCaatattttcctgtttaatCCAAGTGCCGCTAGGTCAACAAACACAGCAGGACAGTGCAGATCCGTTCCGAGCAGCAAATGgatcccaaatccaccccaaaagTAACCTAACTGCATCCTGGCTTGCTGCTaggctctgtggggctgcacgTAGGTGCACGCACATTGTGCTGCCCAGTCCAGCAGCTTTTGGGATGCCGGAAGGAGGGAAAATTCTTTATCttgagttttggggttttattctCTAGGTCCATCAGAGTGGGATGTGCTGCTAACAAGCCCTGAGGAATTAAAAGCCTGGTGCCCATCATCAGGCACAGGGTGAAGGAGTTCTGCCCCCAGGATGAACTGGATGGCTCCAGCCCCATGGAGAATTGCTGGAAAGAACCCAGTGCAAACAGTGCTGCCCCCCGAAGGAGAACACACCATTACCTCTCTGGGTGGGATGTGCCAGATGCACCTCTGCCAAAGCCACTACCAAACCATGGAGCTAGGAAAATATCCTGGGGGAAtggtgctgcagggatgctcAACCCCAAGGGAATATCTTGAGGGTGAAAGATATTCTCTCTTTTGGGAGAGAATATTTTAAGGGAGCATCACCCCAGAGGTGCCAGACCCCATTAGGAATCCCTTCCCAGTACAGTCTGCTGGAGATGGGCACCATCTCATGATAGGAGATGGATGCTCCCATCCCACAAAACTCCCAAGTGGATGTGGCCATTTCCCTATACAGACTCACAGCTTTGCAATGCTGGTCCTTCCCATTGAGTtagggaggggggaaaagaatctaaaagtaaaaaataaaagagatttcTTCCCTGCTGGTCAGGGATAAATCCCTGTTCCCAGCCAACCATCCCAGTGCCAAGTTATATCCGGTCCTCGGTGCTCTCACACAGGATTAAAGCAACCCCCTCGGCCCCCACCAGGCAAAGCTGATGCCATCTGAAATAAAACATCCCAGCTCCACCATCCAATAAATCAAAAGGAGGAATAAAAATCCTGGTTTCAGTTAGGATATGGCTGGAGCACAAAGAAATCCCAAGGCAGGAGGGAGATTTGAAGATACAGCTGTCGTGTTGCCCTTAAAAGGGAAAATTCGCACCCTGCTCCCCGGGGCTGGAGGGTTCAGGCAAGGTGAGGAGCAGCATCCTCAGGGTCTGCTCCACAGGGTGGCCCATCCACCTGGGGACATGCTTGGCCAAACAGGGCtcccagctgctaaaaatccaCCCAAAGTCATGGCAAAGCTGGGATCAGACAAGGGCTGGGGCTGTATCGGTGTGTGGGGTCAGCAGAGCATCCCTGATATTGGGGCCATCAggtcccagccccaggacaccACAGAGACCTGCCTGAGTGAGAAATATCTATCTATAAATTATTGAGGTAAACCATATATTATATAAACTAAACATATTAATTATTTAGAAATGCCACGAGGTGCACAGCCTCATCTTGGGGACCTGCCAATGTCCCCACGGTGGCACCAGCCAAAGCTCCAGGAGGTTCCTCATTAACCCATTTTAATTATAATGCTCGATGGTTTCATAGCACTTTCCAGCCCACGATCAGAGAAGACAAAAAACTAAACCTAAACTGGTCCATCAGGCAAAAAACGCTGCCCAAAAACTCATCCAAAACATCCTCGAGGATGTTTCACACAGTGGCCAAGAGTGGCCATCCTGTTCTCAGCCACCCACGGCTGCTCtctggcaggagaaggagctggatgGGGAGCAGAAATCCCTGGAGGATATTCTGAGGGGAGTGTTGCTGCAGGGATTATGGATTCCAAGAGAATAACCTGAGGGAATGATGCTGTGGGGATGCCAGATCCCAGGAGAACCTCCTGGGAACAAGGCTGCTTCAGGGCTGCTGATCCCACGAGAATATCCCGTGAGGAGGATGCCAGATCCCAAGAGAACACCCTGAGGGCAAGATGCTGAGGGATTTTGGGAGGATCCAAAGAGAAGCAGCCTCTCTCCAcatggctctgccctggccagcAAGGGTTACACTGCCGGGCTCAGCCGCGGGGACTTCAcgcttggctgctgctgggagggaatGGTGCAGCCCATCCTCTGAAATCGGTTTGGAGCAGGGGAGAGAGCCCTGGCAGCGTCACTCCTGCGGGCAGATCCCCCACGGGAATGGCTATTTCTGGGCTTCTCCCAGAGCTATGAAAAGCCCCGTGGGTGCTGGCACGGccgtgctgcagcaggaggtgatGCTTCCAAGCCCTTCCCGGCACAAACACCCGGAGTGATGGGAACCCAAGGCTACCTTCAGCCAAGGGGCCAGCGATGCCAAAAACCCATCCCAGGAGAGATCCCAAAGCACGCAGCTGTGCTCCAGGGTGAGCAGAGCACCTCCACATCCCCCAGACTGCGCCAATTCTTCCCCAGAGAGGATCAAACTTTCACCTCTCAATCGAATATTCAGTGCatgcacaaaaatatttttcccccttttttcccacGCACCAGCGTGGCAATGCTCATGATCCCAAGTAGAGGGatggtggttttttggggggggggaaatgCAGTTTTGCTCAATAAGGGGTGGAACATTTGAATTCCCAAGCAGAAGGATTGTTGCTCAGCCTTCCCAGCCAAGGAAAAGGCAATTTTTGGTTCAGCATCTCAGGGATGGTAAATATTTATCAGTACCTTATGTAGCACCACTGAGagattttatatataaacataaTACATTTCTAAAACCCTCTTCCACCAAAACGTGGTGCTGTTTAACCTGAAAACTGCTTTTTCCCATCCAAAAGTCACCTTTTCACCAGGGAGGTTGCTCCAACAAACAAGAGCTCATTCCCTGGGGACCAGCAGaaagggctgggagggctctcGGCCATCCAGCAGCGCCTCTGCAGATGGGAATTTGTCCATCCACCACAAGGGACACGTGACAAACCCCAAGGCCACCAGTGCTCTGGATGAAACAAAGGTGTTTTTAGGACGGATGGGCACTTACCACCTGCGGCTTGCTCCTGGGGCCGTGTTCGTCGGGCAGCCGCGAGcagcggggcggcggggcggcgggcggcgagCGGGGGCCATCCCCGGGCGCGGGGGACGTGTCACCTGAGTTGAGGGCCAGCACGTACCGCTTGGTGACATCCTCCAGCGAGGGAGGCTGCGGGCTCGCCAAGGATTTCCCGGGCGAGCGGCCGGCGGCCGGCGCGGGGAGGCGGTGGCCGGAGGGGACGAGCGGCTCGGGGACGGCGATGGGGACGAAGGCGGGGGGCTCGCTGGTGTGCCGCACGTGCTTGGCGGCCGGGCGGCCCTTGGCGAGGAcggcgggcgcggcgggcggcTGGTTCTCCTGGTGGGCCGCGCGGTTGGAGCGCTTCTTGGAGCTGCGGCGGGCCACGCGAGGGGACAGCACCTCGGCCAGCTTGGGGTCAAAGCCGCAGCCGCGGCCGGCGCCCGGTgccgcgggccgggccgagAGGATGGGCTCGCTGCTGGACGGGGGAATGCTGGCCTCCAGCTCGCTGATGGCCTCTCCGGGGCCCTCGAAGGCGCCAGGCGCCAGCTCGCCGCGGCGGCTGGGGTCGCTCAGCGACTTCTTCTTGACGGTCTTGCCGTTGGCCTTGTCGTCGCCCAGCTTGGCCATGGCGCCGGGCTGGCTGACGATGGTGCGGATGAGGCTGCTGTAGTCGCGGGGCCCATCGCTGCCCAGGGACAGGTCGCTGCCCGCGCTGCCCGCGCTGCCCGCCATGGCGGCCGGCTGGGGGATGCCCGCCTTGGCGCTCAGCGAGCCCAGCAGGTTGCTGTCCACGGAGAAGTTCTTGGCCTCCTCCGCCACCGAGCGCCTCCGGTGAGGCATGGGGTCGCTGAGGGAGCGGTAGGGCTCGGTGCCACCCTCGCTGCCGCCCTCCGTCCCATTGGCACCCGCCGACGGGAACTTCCGTCGGCGCCGCAGGCTGCCAGGGGTGCTCGGCGTCTCGGCTTTGCCGGCTGCAAGGTCTTCGGCCACCGCCACGGGGTGAGCGGGCAGCGGCGTTTCGGAGCCAGCCAGGGCCGGCCCGGCACCGGGCAGCATCCAGGCGTCCACAGCCTCGCGCAGGCCTCGGAAGGGCATCCCCACGGGCTCCGGCTCCGTGACGATGCCCTCGTCCGTCACGCTCGACTCGTGACCCGACAGCTCCTCCACGGATTTACTGTGAGGGAGGTTCTCCTCCAGCTCCACGTCCTTCAAACACCGCGtgctctctgcctgcccccgAAGGGTCGCGTCCGTCGTCCCCGTCGTCGGTGCCACCACCTCAGCGCCCTCCACACCTCCGCTGTCCTTCTGCTCGGCGGCAAAGCCGTAGTCCTGCTGGGAACCCATCCTGCTGATCTTCTCAAACACCTGCCTCGCCTCCTGGATGTACTGGTCCTGGATGACCATGGGGAGAGGATCCTCgtccccctgctgtcccccaccTGGAGCCACCCGGTCCTGGCTGTCCGTAGAGGCCAGGAGGAGCTCGGAGGAGCTCTGCTTCATGGTGCTCTGCAGGAAGAGCCGCCGTGTCCCGGATTTTTCGGAGCAGGTGAAGGACTTGGCGCGACGCAAAGTGGCCGTTAGGTCCTTGAGCGTTGGCCGCTCGCCCGGCGCCCAGCGGGTTTGGGGATGAGCGGCACCGCAGCCGCCCGGGGAAGGGCTGGCACCGCTGGAGCATCCATCAGAGCCCACGTCGAGGCCGATCCTCACccccttcttcttcaccttcagcTCTGAGAGGTCCGATTTGAGGAAGCTGAGCAGAGTCAGGGTCTCGGTGGCGATGTCGGGGTTGGACAAGGACTTGCGGTGCTTGGCCCGCTCCCCTTCCAGCCCCGGCTGGTGCAGGCTCTCGCTCCCATAGTCCGGTTTTGCCTTGGCCACGCTCTGGGGCAGCTTGGGCCGGACGCGGAGCCCcggctgtccccaggccaggCCATCGCTGGCCCCGAAACTGGGCGATCGATAGATACCGTAACCCGTCTGGAGAGCCCGTCCTTGGCCCGGCCAGCAGACTCCAAACTGCTCCTCTTCCTTCAGCGTCTCCGTGCTGGAATAGCGACTGCTGCTGCGGGACCCGCCGGGGCTGCCGAAGGGCAGGATGCTCACCTTGGAGACGCGGGCCACCATGGGCAGCGGGTGCCGGGGGACCACCCGAGCGCAGCCTTCGGCCTCGGCATCGCCATCCTCCGTGCcctccttcttcttctgccGCGCGGCGCGGGGCCGGAGGGCAGCGCTCTGCCCCTCGCCCTCGCTGCCCGACGAGGCGCGGGGAGAACGGGCCGCCGCGGCTTCATCGTCCCCGTTGGAGCGGGGCGacggggaggaggagggtgcTTGCGGTCGAGCCGAGTTATGCCAGGAATGCGGGCCGGGCTCCGGCGGAGCTCCGCGGGGAGAGCGGAGCGCCGGGTGCGGGACGCGGCTGCGgggcggaggcggcgggggAGCTCCGCGGgcgctcccgctcccgctcccgctgccgctgccgctgcccaTCCCGTTCCCGGTGGCCGCCGCGGGCTGCCGGCAGCTTTCCCCGAAGAGTTTCCGCATCGCCGGGACGCTGGGCCAGCGCGGCGGCTCCGCGTTTAACCCCGGGCCCGGCGgcgacggcggcggcggcgggggcggcggtgGAGCCGGGGACGGCGGCTGAGCCCCGGCATGAACCGGGCCCGTCGGCTCCGGCTCGGCGAAACGAAGCGAAAGCTGCCGTACCGACGGGGCCAGGCTGCCAAAAGCCCGGCCCGGTTGTTGCTCCGCGCTCGGCGCTGAAACTTTCCTAGCcgggaagaagaaggaggaggaggaggaggaggaggaaggcggGGAGGAGGCGGGCAGCAGGCACCGAGCCGCCGCTACCCCCCGGCCGCTGCCCCCCTCCGCCATTGTCGGTGCccccccggcgccgccgccgcctccgcccgccccccggccccgccgccgccgcgccccggccccggccccgccgcaggcaccgcccggccccgctcctcCTCCGGGCTGCCGGCGGGCTGCATCCCTCCcgctttgttttctctctctctctctctccccccacccccccaccccttcttttttttttttttttttttttttttttggcttttcctcctccctcaccccctgcttttttatttgttgcaTTCAAATAAACTTTCCTCCCCGGAGGCGGGGTTTGCTCCCGCAGAGGGGGAGGGTTAAAGTTTTGCTCccttttgaaaattatttatttaatttttcttttttttttttttttccctttggaggGGATGAGGGGGGAGAGGAAGGCGGCTTTGCAGCTGCCCTCTCGCTCCTGGGCTAAGCAGGAGCACCTCGCACCCCCCTGCATCCTTTCACCCCCCTCCCGCATCCTTCCTTACCCCTGCATCCTTCCTTCCACATCCCCCAGCATCCTTCATCCCCCTTCCCTTTTATAAAGTGGCTTATAAAAAAGTGGGAGAGCAACTTTTTACATGGGCACATAGTGATAGGATGAGGGGGGACAGCTTTAAACTAAAATAGGAGAGATTTCAGTGGCaaattgggaaggaattgttccctgtgagcgtgggcaggccctggcacagggtgcccagagcagctgtggctgcccctggatccctggcagtgcccaaggccaggctggacagggcttggagccacctgggacagtggaaggtgtccttacCCATGGCAGGGTGTTGGGATTAGGTGGTCCTTAagatccctcccaacccaaaccactctgtgattccctccatcccttcccatctttttccttttagagGGAAACAGGACAAATAGCCAAAGATGTGAGTGCCAGTGAAAGATTCTTCCCATTGCAGCAGATTCCTCCAGACCCTGCTTTGCTGCTCACGCCAGGGAGGAGAGAACACCTTGTTCCCAtcttgcacagctctgcagggaagcACTGCCCCGTGAACAGACTTTCTCGTGGGTTTTAGCAGTGCTTGTCAGCGCTTGCTATTTGAAGCCTAtaacccttttttccccccaagacAGCAGATTTATCGCTGGGGATGTGACAAATGAAGGTGGCTGGGACGGCTGGTGGGTGAGCTGTGGCCTTGGAGACGTggatggggctgcagaggtgttCTGGCCATGTAGAAGATATTTCTGGCTCTGACCCAAAGGCACaaaagaaggggagaaaaaaaaatccaacaccTTCTGTAAATGAATTTTTCAGGGCCTAAAAAGCGCCTGCAGCAATGCCATGAGATGCTCCACCCCAGCAAGTCTTCCTTCCCTGGCtctcccttcccaccctgctTCTCCCAGGCCTGGGTGTCTCCTGTCCCCACAATGTCCGCCCCAGGTGGCATTTTGGGaagattttattaaaatgaTGAAATTATGCATTTCAGCCCCGCTTGGTtctgtggcagctgctcctcagctgctgcccttgAGCATCTGGCAAGCAAAGGAGATTTGTTGGAGTGTTCACTCCATTGCTAAGGCATCCCTTTATTCCCATCACTTCCAGGCCTGGTGGTGCCAAGGGAGCTGctgacagggcagggcaaggcatGGCGAGATCCAAAgagagctctgtgtgtcccctccTCTTCAAAAACATTCCAAATTAGCGACTCCGGGATCAGGAACACCATCCTGAGCCTGTTGGATGTGACCACCCGAGTCCACGCAGCCCTTGCAGCCACCACCAGACTTTCTGGAAGCTGATTAAATTTCCCTCCCCGCTCAGAGCTTTATTGTGGGGTATTTTCTGCCACCTCCTCCCATGGGTCTTACCCATGCGCTGGGCActctggtgctgcagggctcctccctccctccctccctggagcCAGGTGGACACCCACAGATCGGCCGGATTTCTCCAAATCTAAATATTTTGCGCCCTCTCCTGGGTCCGGATGGCGTGGCCCGGCCCTCCCACTCCGTCACCTCCCTCCGctctgggaagggatggggacaTCAGGCTGGGCTTGTCCCGCAGCCACGGCTCTCGCAGCCCCCCAGCGCTTTGCCCTTCCATTGCAGGACCCCAAAAAGGCATCAGAGGGGATTTTGGCGAGGATGAGCTCCAGCCCAGGGAAAGCACAGGACTGCCTTTGGCTCCTCCATCACATtctgtgccccagcccagagtcactgtcactgtcaggacagggacacagctcctgcaaaACCAGGTGGTTTGAGCtgatgctgcagcccagccgTGATGCTGGGATCTCTGAGCATCATCCAAGAGCCTGTGACCACTCTGGACGCCCTCCTCACCCTCATGACAGCAAGGAGAcacactggcactgccagccctgcatgCTTGGGTGCCCAGGTGCCTGAGGAGACGCTGTGTACCTGCAAGGAGCAGTCAGGATGGAGCTGCACCCTtggccagctgcaggcagccaagcTGGAGGGGTGCTCAGCCCTGGAGATTGGAAGCAAATCACTTCAATCCACTTAGGTGTGATTATTATAAGCAGACATGAAAAATGCAGTCATCcacacatatattttatatatatatatatatatatatacacactgtATAGATACATATACCGTGTTCAGGCAGAGAATTTCTGcactgcagagcctgggctgggccacAAACCTCCCTCTGCTGGGATATATTCTATGTCTGCACACACAGTGGGTGTATACACCCATctgagagagagcagggagttAATTCTATACATCCTATACGTTAGGGAAGAGCAATGAGTGCTGCATCCGCCTCTCAAATCCCTCCTTGCTGTGAGGGAGCAGCATCCCAACAGAGGCTGGGGGAGCAAAGCTGAAGTCCCAGCCCCGTGGAGAGGCCAAGccagctgtgggatgtgtgGTGACATGGCCAGGACACTGAGTAGCTCTCTGTGGAATTAATCTTCCAATTCTGGGCGCTGTGTCCACGTGTGCTGGCTCTGATTGTGGTGGATCCTGGTTaggaggtgacagcagggcACCACTGGCACCACCACGGGCCAGACTTGGGGTGTtgagctgagcagggagctggatTTATGGAGGTCCCCAGGCAGATGACAATGCTGCCTAACCCAGCCCATGGTCATGGCTTCAGTGGGAAATCCAGCATGGGTGTTCCAGTTGCCCTGATGTCCCCTTTTCCTGTTCCCAGTCCATCCAGGGTGCTCCTCCACCATTTTGCAGCACCAGCAATACCAGTGAGCTTGTGTCTCCTGCTGGTGTGACCTCATTCCAGGCACTGGGGGATAGGGATGTCCCAAAAAGGATGTTTCACTAAAACCACCTGTGACCCTGATCTTGAGCTGGGCTGAACCAAACCCTCCCCAGCCTTCATTGCTGTCCCCATCAGGGAATTTTTAATTGAGTATGGGGACAAACCATCCgccagcagctgagccaggGATGTGTCCTCCATGGAGCTCCATCTTGCTCTCCACGGTCCCAGTGGATTTTTATTGCATCAGTGCCTTGACCACCaaggtgctgagctgctccaggtgagcAAGGGGGAGAACACTGGATCTGTGATGGGGTTAACACCGCACCACTGGATGGAGGTGGATCACCACGGATCCACCACCAGGCTGACAGCTTGGGAGATGCCAtcctcctcccctccagcaTGGCCCTGGTGAAgccatctctgctctgtggagcTCAGAGCCAAAATTGCTCTGCGCCTCGGTGGCAGCGAGCGGCCTCGTCCTCGCCTAGGAGCCGTAGGTGACGCAGTGGTGAACCAAAATTGCTCTGCGCCTCGGTGGCACCGAGTGGCCTCGTCCTCGCCTAGGAGCCGTAGGTGACGCAGCGGTCGTGGCGCCACTTGGAGCTCACCTTGTCGAGGAGGTAGCGCGTGCTCTCGCGGAACTTGCGCTGCGTGAAGTAGAAGAGGATGGGGTCGAGCACGCTGTTCATGCTGGCGAAGGGCCGCGTGCACTTGTAGGCGATGGCGAAGGCCtgcagggccgggcagggcagcgcGGGCGAGGAGCGCACGATCAGGTAGATGGTCTTGGTCAGGTGGAAGGGCAAGAAGCTGATGGAGAAGACGATGACCACGATGATGACCATGCGCACGGCCTTGTCCTTCCTCTTGTGCACGGCCAGGCCGATGAGCTCGTCCTTCTGGCACAGGATGCGCGCCATGCTGCAGTAGCAGGCCAGGATGGCGGCGAAGGGCAGCAGGAAGCCGGTGAAGGTGAGGGTGATGCCGTAGGGGAAGTAGGCGGCCGAGCGGTCGGGCGCGCTCAGGTCGTAGCACACCGTGCGGTTCCTCTGCGTGCCCGTGGAGGCGAAGACGAATGTGGGCAGGCACTGGGCGACGACGATGAACCACACGGCCGCGCACACCAGCCACGTCAgcttcttgcccttcttctTGTGCCACGAGGCCAGGGGGTGGCAGATGCCCAGGTAGCGCTGGACGCTGATGCAggtgaggaagaagatgctgctgtgcaggtTGGTGTAGAACTGGAAGCGCACGAATTTGCAGGTGAAGTCCCCGAAAGGCCAGTAGTCCTTGTGGGTGTAGTTGTAGatgagcaggggcagggagcagacGTAGAGCAGGTCGGCCACGGCCAGGTTGAGCATGTAGATGGTGGTGCGG from Melospiza georgiana isolate bMelGeo1 chromosome 2, bMelGeo1.pri, whole genome shotgun sequence includes:
- the ARHGEF17 gene encoding rho guanine nucleotide exchange factor 17 isoform X2, coding for MAEGGSGRGVAAARCLLPASSPPSSSSSSSSFFFPARKVSAPSAEQQPGRAFGSLAPSVRQLSLRFAEPEPTGPVHAGAQPPSPAPPPPPPPPPSPPGPGLNAEPPRWPSVPAMRKLFGESCRQPAAATGNGMGSGSGSGSGSGSARGAPPPPPPRSRVPHPALRSPRGAPPEPGPHSWHNSARPQAPSSSPSPRSNGDDEAAAARSPRASSGSEGEGQSAALRPRAARQKKKEGTEDGDAEAEGCARVVPRHPLPMVARVSKVSILPFGSPGGSRSSSRYSSTETLKEEEQFGVCWPGQGRALQTGYGIYRSPSFGASDGLAWGQPGLRVRPKLPQSVAKAKPDYGSESLHQPGLEGERAKHRKSLSNPDIATETLTLLSFLKSDLSELKVKKKGVRIGLDVGSDGCSSGASPSPGGCGAAHPQTRWAPGERPTLKDLTATLRRAKSFTCSEKSGTRRLFLQSTMKQSSSELLLASTDSQDRVAPGGGQQGDEDPLPMVIQDQYIQEARQVFEKISRMGSQQDYGFAAEQKDSGGVEGAEVVAPTTGTTDATLRGQAESTRCLKDVELEENLPHSKSVEELSGHESSVTDEGIVTEPEPVGMPFRGLREAVDAWMLPGAGPALAGSETPLPAHPVAVAEDLAAGKAETPSTPGSLRRRRKFPSAGANGTEGGSEGGTEPYRSLSDPMPHRRRSVAEEAKNFSVDSNLLGSLSAKAGIPQPAAMAGSAGSAGSDLSLGSDGPRDYSSLIRTIVSQPGAMAKLGDDKANGKTVKKKSLSDPSRRGELAPGAFEGPGEAISELEASIPPSSSEPILSARPAAPGAGRGCGFDPKLAEVLSPRVARRSSKKRSNRAAHQENQPPAAPAVLAKGRPAAKHVRHTSEPPAFVPIAVPEPLVPSGHRLPAPAAGRSPGKSLASPQPPSLEDVTKRYVLALNSGDTSPAPGDGPRSPPAAPPPRCSRLPDEHGPRSKPQVDMRKHVIMTLLDTEQSYVESLRTLMQGYMKPLKQPENSLLCDPSLVDEIFDQIPELLEHHEQFLEQIHDCVQNWHEKQKVGDLLVQSFSKDVLVNIYSAYIDNFLNAKDAVRIAKEARPAFMKFLEQSMRENKEKQALSDLMIKPVQRIPRYELLVKDLLKHTPEDHPDHPFLIDAQRNIKQVAERINKGMKSAEEVERNARIVQEIESHIEGMEDLQAPLRRFLRQEMVVEVKAVGGKKDRSFFLFSDLLVCTTLKRKSGSLRRSSMSLYTAASVIDTASKYKLLWKLPLEDVDIVKGASQATNRESIQKSISRLDEDLNTLGQVSKLSETLSFPHQGLDDVIKDLMAAIHRELSEKQSLSFSMAFPPNKVELSTTKADGTESFIFEFPNPDARLGFEQAFEDAKKKLASSKNCLDPEFLKAIPIMKTRSGMQFSCASPSHGSPESSHEVWVCNSDGYVGQVCLLSIRKEPTVEACIAVCSARILCIASVPGLKRAYRERAEQLGSPSAELGPAPQPEDVGPQPCLHISISGSSLELSEPVEGGHRELVPFDSDDTDDESSPSPSGTLQSQASHSTISSSFGNEEIPSCKEAAAETTSSEEEQEPGFVPIPGTFGQSRRGESPTDGRALRRSSRGSFTRGSLEDLLSLDPEAHQSSMWLGTEDGCIHVYQSSDNIRNRKNSMKMQHAAAVMCILYLDNQVFVSLANGELVVYQREAGRFWDPQNSKSLSLGSPGSPITKMVAVAGKLWCGCQNRVIVLNTTTLAQEHTLQVGQDGGRSVTCMVSAGSGVWVALQGSAQVRLYHATTYEQLAEADITPPVHKMLAGSDAIIRQHKAACLRITALLACKELLWIGTSAGVVLTLAVPPKAAPTLVGLSQGHTGHVRFLTAIELPDGLDVLFPLPRDTGAEKPSEAEKRDPSRPRAPALALSKPKMLVISGGDGYEDFRLTSSSETVGRDDSTNHLLLWRA
- the ARHGEF17 gene encoding rho guanine nucleotide exchange factor 17 isoform X1, yielding MAEGGSGRGVAAARCLLPASSPPSSSSSSSSFFFPARKVSAPSAEQQPGRAFGSLAPSVRQLSLRFAEPEPTGPVHAGAQPPSPAPPPPPPPPPSPPGPGLNAEPPRWPSVPAMRKLFGESCRQPAAATGNGMGSGSGSGSGSGSARGAPPPPPPRSRVPHPALRSPRGAPPEPGPHSWHNSARPQAPSSSPSPRSNGDDEAAAARSPRASSGSEGEGQSAALRPRAARQKKKEGTEDGDAEAEGCARVVPRHPLPMVARVSKVSILPFGSPGGSRSSSRYSSTETLKEEEQFGVCWPGQGRALQTGYGIYRSPSFGASDGLAWGQPGLRVRPKLPQSVAKAKPDYGSESLHQPGLEGERAKHRKSLSNPDIATETLTLLSFLKSDLSELKVKKKGVRIGLDVGSDGCSSGASPSPGGCGAAHPQTRWAPGERPTLKDLTATLRRAKSFTCSEKSGTRRLFLQSTMKQSSSELLLASTDSQDRVAPGGGQQGDEDPLPMVIQDQYIQEARQVFEKISRMGSQQDYGFAAEQKDSGGVEGAEVVAPTTGTTDATLRGQAESTRCLKDVELEENLPHSKSVEELSGHESSVTDEGIVTEPEPVGMPFRGLREAVDAWMLPGAGPALAGSETPLPAHPVAVAEDLAAGKAETPSTPGSLRRRRKFPSAGANGTEGGSEGGTEPYRSLSDPMPHRRRSVAEEAKNFSVDSNLLGSLSAKAGIPQPAAMAGSAGSAGSDLSLGSDGPRDYSSLIRTIVSQPGAMAKLGDDKANGKTVKKKSLSDPSRRGELAPGAFEGPGEAISELEASIPPSSSEPILSARPAAPGAGRGCGFDPKLAEVLSPRVARRSSKKRSNRAAHQENQPPAAPAVLAKGRPAAKHVRHTSEPPAFVPIAVPEPLVPSGHRLPAPAAGRSPGKSLASPQPPSLEDVTKRYVLALNSGDTSPAPGDGPRSPPAAPPPRCSRLPDEHGPRSKPQVDMRKHVIMTLLDTEQSYVESLRTLMQGYMKPLKQPENSLLCDPSLVDEIFDQIPELLEHHEQFLEQIHDCVQNWHEKQKVGDLLVQSFSKDVLVNIYSAYIDNFLNAKDAVRIAKEARPAFMKFLEQSMRENKEKQALSDLMIKPVQRIPRYELLVKDLLKHTPEDHPDHPFLIDAQRNIKQVAERINKGMKSAEEVERNARIVQEIESHIEGMEDLQAPLRRFLRQEMVVEVKAVGGKKDRSFFLFSDLLVCTTLKRKSGSLRRSSMSLYTAASVIDTASKYKLLWKLPLEDVDIVKGASQATNRESIQKSISRLDEDLNTLGQVSKLSETLSFPHQGLDDVIKDLMAAIHRELSEKQSLSFSMAFPPNKVELSTTKADGTESFIFEFPNPDARLGFEQAFEDAKKKLASSKNCLDPEFLKAIPIMKTRSGMQFSCASPSHGSPESSHEVWVCNSDGYVGQVCLLSIRKEPTVEACIAVCSARILCIASVPGLKRAYSRERAEQLGSPSAELGPAPQPEDVGPQPCLHISISGSSLELSEPVEGGHRELVPFDSDDTDDESSPSPSGTLQSQASHSTISSSFGNEEIPSCKEAAAETTSSEEEQEPGFVPIPGTFGQSRRGESPTDGRALRRSSRGSFTRGSLEDLLSLDPEAHQSSMWLGTEDGCIHVYQSSDNIRNRKNSMKMQHAAAVMCILYLDNQVFVSLANGELVVYQREAGRFWDPQNSKSLSLGSPGSPITKMVAVAGKLWCGCQNRVIVLNTTTLAQEHTLQVGQDGGRSVTCMVSAGSGVWVALQGSAQVRLYHATTYEQLAEADITPPVHKMLAGSDAIIRQHKAACLRITALLACKELLWIGTSAGVVLTLAVPPKAAPTLVGLSQGHTGHVRFLTAIELPDGLDVLFPLPRDTGAEKPSEAEKRDPSRPRAPALALSKPKMLVISGGDGYEDFRLTSSSETVGRDDSTNHLLLWRA
- the P2RY6 gene encoding P2Y purinoceptor 6, which encodes MANLTATSSGTNSCTFHEEFKQVLLPLVYSVVFVVGLPLNAVVIGQIWLARQALSRTTIYMLNLAVADLLYVCSLPLLIYNYTHKDYWPFGDFTCKFVRFQFYTNLHSSIFFLTCISVQRYLGICHPLASWHKKKGKKLTWLVCAAVWFIVVAQCLPTFVFASTGTQRNRTVCYDLSAPDRSAAYFPYGITLTFTGFLLPFAAILACYCSMARILCQKDELIGLAVHKRKDKAVRMVIIVVIVFSISFLPFHLTKTIYLIVRSSPALPCPALQAFAIAYKCTRPFASMNSVLDPILFYFTQRKFRESTRYLLDKVSSKWRHDRCVTYGS